The sequence below is a genomic window from Cicer arietinum cultivar CDC Frontier isolate Library 1 chromosome 6, Cicar.CDCFrontier_v2.0, whole genome shotgun sequence.
TCAATTGGTCTTTCCGCAGAGCCAACATCACATGAGCTGCTCGCAGGTTCCCATATGAAAAGACTGGAATTAAGAGATGGAGCAGAAGAGCTGAAAGACAGAGAGCGTAAGGACTTGGCTGTAGAAATAGAACTCAGACCCAAATTGTTACTGTTTACTCCTAAACCTGGCACACAACAAGACCGAGGACTACAGCACTGTTTCTGGATACTTTCCGTCTCTGAAGTTGCAGGTCCATCTCCATTGTGCAGCTTTAATGCATTTCGCTTGACTGGTCTTTTGTTGCCATCCGTCTCGAGTATTACGGAGCAATGTCTGCCAGATGATGCAGAAGAACAAGCACAGGATGGCCGATCGATATTTTCTTCAATATCAGAAAGTCTTTGAGCAGGACAGCAACCTGATGTGTCAGAAGACAAACACAGGCCTTCACTACGAGCCTTGCATGCCCAACCACTGAAGAGTGTGACTAGAGCAGAATCTGTTGTTGGAGCTGAAAAAGATTAAGTTGTCAAAAATAGATTCAAAAAAATTCTCGGAAACACCATTTCTTAAGaaggaaaggaaataaaaaatagacataGGAACCTGCTAATTGCATATTTCTCAGAAACATCTTTGCTTCTTCTTCAGTAAAAGATCCTACCAACCATGGTAGGACTCTCTCAATCAATTTCAGAGGCATCATGCATAAGCTTTGATACAGAAGTTCACATTGTCTTCTAAAGCTAAAGTGCTTTCTTGCAAGTGGAAGAACCTATAGATGAGTATGATTGTTCAGACGTCAAATAGATTAAAAGGCAGATTATTTGCTTATATTCTTTAAAGAAATTTCCATTTCTTACTTCTCTTCCAATAGAAGTTAGTTAATCAACAAACAGATACAGCAATTGTTTATATTTCTCAACTTCTGCATTTATGACACTCAAATCTCACCATTTGAATTATCTTTCTTTGTAATTAGCGTTGCATTTGCTAGACACATTTACATCTAACAGTAGTCACTCAAAAAAGTTCACCATATGAGCAATGATGGCTCACCTGAACTTCTTCATTATGAAAATGCTTCTGTATGGTTTCCATTATATGATCAGCATGTGAGCATAACTTGGAATAAAATTCAGCTTCTGAATTAGATGATGCTCCTTCACTTAGAATACTTTCAATCAAACACCGAAAGTCATTAAATTGGCTTTCTTCTTCAGCATGCTCCTGAAAGAAAGAAAGTTCTCCATCTACTGCTGGAAAAATAACCTTGTCCTCGGCAATACTGCATTCACAGAGAAAAATATTTCAGCAATAAATGTTGGTTTTTACCATAAATTATAGTATGAAATAGTTTAATTGAAGAAACATATGATACTTCAACAAGACGGGACATTGTTAATACCAAATTAACACAATACCTATGAAATATGCAAACGTCGGCAATGAACTGCAATCTTTCATTAAAAGCCGATATGTTAGTAAAATCTCCAGAGTGCTGTATCTTTCTGGTCTCCACTGCTATCTCGCCTAACTCCTTTTTTATTGCATTATGCCAGAGCAATATTTCATCTATAGGATGTGTTCCGGTGGCATCAGAAACATCTAGCATAGATCCAAAATGTTTCCTTTTTCCAATTGTCGTGGACTCGCATACACAATTTAGTCTTCCAACCTTATGGGTTAATGGGCTACAACTACATTGAACTTGAGAATGATCTGCCCTACTTTGGATTGTGTTAACACTACTTCCTTCCATCCAGGTAAAAACAACCTTCAATCAGCAAGAATGAGAGATAGAATATCACGGTTACATTTCaaactatataaataatataactgGACCAGAATATGAGACACACAAGTAATCTTTATTTTGAACAATCAGAATAGAGGACAAGAACACAAGTAATACAGAGAAGGATCTTTTCCCTCAGCAAAATATTCGAGAGACCTGGCCTCTTCTCTGTCTTTCTCTCAAAACAATTGATGCCTCCCTCCAATTATTCTCACTAACTGCTTTATCACTACTCTCTTTGCAATGTGGTTTTTCTATTACGTATATTGATAAAAACTTCTGCCTATAATAATAAAGCAATTGGGCTCTAATTTCATAGACTCCTCCTTATTCTTCCTAATGTAGGCACATTATTGAAGATCTTATAATAAATTTCACCATCAGCTTTAACAAAAAGTGACATTATTAGCAAAGAAAATGGAACAGCGATGCTCTAAAGCAGCATTTGAAAACCACACCTTTTGAAGAAGCTTTTCCTGTGGCACAATCTTGATTAAGAAATTTCGTAAATCCTGAGATTCATCAGGTGATATAGATGTTGAAAGCCAGGGAAGAAATTCTGCCATCATATTTACAGGAATACTGCAAAGAAACTGCCAAACTAAGGATGCTTGTTCCTCAAGAGAGAACTTCTCAATAAGCAAAGGAAATACCTAACATAGCCCAACAAACAAACATAATCAGACACATCCCCCATACATATGAGATTATTTATCCATTTAAAGTATGTGGCTATGAAAAATTGTTACGATGAAAACTTTATAACACCAGCTTAGTAAACAGATATGTGTATTGTGCAAACTTTCTTAAGGGAGACTAACAGTGAAACTTGACTGTGCTATCTATCTGGTAGATCATCAACCCattacaaaaaaacaaaatagctTCTCTGTATATATGAACCGCACAATTAATCTCAGCAAGTGACTTCATTAAAGAAAGCTTTTATGTACATATTAACACACTGATCACTCACAATAAGATTCAATGTACTTGGTAGCACAAATTCTACTTGTAATGGAAACTATGTCAAACTTTTTCTGTAATGCTTTAACTTGTTCAATTTTGGAAGtaataattatacaaaatactcatttaccaGACTGAAGTATTGACGATTTAAAGAATTATAAATTATAGGATTTCCCATTTAGCAACCACTTAATTTGATCTTTGAAATGCTTGATTATCAaggaaatttaaaaatgtgataACTAGAGCAatactaatatatttaataaaaccACATTAATGGTCTAATAATATGAATACACTGATGAGAACCCCCACCTCCCATGGCCATATCCAAAAGTGAGATAAGTTCAAACAGAGGAGTCATCTTTTTTGGCTAGGAGCAGAATAGTTGAATGTTGAAGATAATTTTTCCAAGATGAATCGTAAGGAAAAAAAATAGGGAGAAAAAGAATTCTTGCCATAAGGCTTAAGTGTCATAGAAATTGTTAAGTTACGTAAACCAGTTGTTACAGATAAGAGCCAAAGGAAATGAGAAGTTCAAGTGGACAGAACCAAATCAAAGGATGTAAACCAATGAATCATAATCTTATATGATACATACTTGATACTACCTTCTTTTAATCTTATAATCTTCTTTTTATGATAATCACAATCAGATCCAATAAAGCAAAGATACAATATGAGTATCTGATACAGCAGTACAACTGTTTTTGAAAAAACAGGATACAGTGCATCTAGTAGGACACATATACAGATATGCATAAAAGGTCataaaacacaataaatatataattgcaATCCCAAAGATTCAAATCAAGAATAAATTGGAAGCCTGCATTTTGAGGAGTTTTCTATCTCCACAAAGgggtttaaaattaaatcaccGCGAATGATAAGACTAGTTTTAAAAATGGGTCGGTACTCGGTACTCGCCTGTAATTTGCAAACTACATTTATTGGACAGTTTTTTAAGTCAACTAGTTCAAAATGAATTTCACTCAAACTTGATTTCAAAGAAAGAAACCAGATTTTATTGAAGGTTTGTTTCTCCTTCTTTCTCTCTTTCTAGTAGAAGATTCACAAAGATTTGccaaacaataatttttaatatcacCATCACTTCGTAGGAAGGGTCCAAGAGGCCTAAACTCTGCAATTTGTCGGATGATGTGGTCCCATGTTAACCTTCTAAAAAGTGTCATCTCCAGTTTGAACATGTTTACCATAAATCTCTCTTACCAGGGGATAAAACACTTCAATTCCAAACCCTTTCTCTCCAAATCAAGTTTACAATTTACTAACCTTGATTTACCCATCAAACAGGACAACATCATCCAGGAAAATAAAGCAAGGCACTGATTCTAGAATAACATATCATGTTTATGTATACTATTCCATTGTtgtttgtattaaaaaaagtcTCTTCTTTGATaactaaaacaaacaattatttttttcttaattagggttattattttaatacaattcaataaaaatgttttaaggctttttataaaattaatttaaccaTCCATTCAACAAATCCTCAACAACTAGATACCTAGTTCGGTTTTTAACAGAGTCTTTAATGCTCACACCTTCAgagatgtaattttttttgtcaggGGTGGGAATAAGCAAGAGGGAAGCAAAAAAAAGTGCTTCGGAGATTTCATATAGTAGGTATCATTCACAGAAAAACAGTAAGTATCATCTTGCTTATACATTAATAAAGCAATTTAAATTTAGCTACAACAAAAATCTTTAACATATAAAACCTGAATTAACATAATTGATTGTTGCAAGTTTTACACTTGATTACCCTTGCTGAATCACCGAATGAAACCCATATGATCGCGTTAAAAGCAATAGTGTCTACAAGAACATTTAACCCATCAATTAAGCAAAACACAAATCAATTAGTATACATCAAAAGGGGATAtgattttatagttttactacattaGCCTATTTGATACAGAGCCACATATAATAGTTAATAACAGCAGTTCTCTTTCCTAATAGGGAGGATCTCTTATCCTCCAAACTCCTTGTAATTATCTTCTCTTCATCTTGTTTTTAAATCAATAATCAATAATAGTAACAACAATGATCATAGCTTTAGggaaaaaataatgaattgtcCGGTATTTATCTAGATAAGAGCTAATAAATAACCTGGTACCTGTTCCTCTTCCTTTGCCAAGTGTTGACTAACTGATGTCTGCAAAGCTCCTGTGCAAGATGCGAATTCTCTTGGAAAACTTTCATCATTCTGGATGGAAGAATTTAACAGCTCAAAGAGATGATCAAAAAGATTGCTTTCACTCTTGTGCTCAAGAGAATATGTTTGTGCTACATTCTTCACACGTCTATCTAGAGCTGGAAAAATCACCTACATTCCAGAACACTTTTCCCTCAGAATATTTGAAACATAGAAAGAGATATAAGGATTGATAAAgccaaattaattaaataatgctTTGTGGAAAGCATGAAAAATCCACATGCAGAGAATTTATCCTTatcattgtaaaaaaaatcaatcagaCTCTaccaataatttttaacaaaattctagaaaaaaaaaacaaatcaaacacaaacgGAAGATCTGATCATTTAGCTTAGAAACAAAAGTCTTCCCATCTAAATAATGTACCATAAAAATGTAACGAAGAATAGACTATTAAAGATAATTTCATATAGAATGGGAAACGTTAAACAAGTTTATGTGCTACTAACTGTTTGCTAACTACATCAACTTTTTATAAAAGCTCGATTTAGTAGTGAATCAGCACTGCATTACCATTACTAGTTGCATTCAATCGGATCTTTATTCTTTTTCCAATACATAATAATCAATCAGTTTTTTAGTAGCCTATTTAGTGACAAACATGTGACCAATCCTGCAATGGTTTGTTCAAGGAAGTTTCCACAAAATACTTGGTATACAATATCTACATTGGCATTCTTTCCATTGAGCGAATAAACCAGGAAAAGAGCCATATCTGGATGTTATTATCGATTTATCTTATGCTATGACAAAACCAAAAACTATCTACTTGAACTTTAAACACCACTTGTAGAAGGGAATCATATCACACAAGCTAAAGTGCtataaataatacaattttcCTTTTTACCGTCTCTTTCCATGAATAGTAACAgaagattaaattaaataaaaataacaaagacgcgtatccttttttttttctttcaaaaactaaCAAAGATGCATATTCTGCAAATCAATTGATTCTGTACatgaaaaataatcaaaaagcGAAATAGCTTGGATAAAGTTAGACCTAAATTTACCAAGGGAAAAAGGAAAAAGTAAACGAGAGAATAGAGAAATTAACAAGAACATCATTTCATGCCGTCAATGAAAATGCAATCAACTAAGAAAATCTTCAGTTTCTAGTTTCTACATCATTTCTCTCACCAATAGAAATTTGATTATACAGTTGAACAATGaacaaaatccaaaataaagaTAAACATAAAAAGTTGAACCAAGATTTGCACCTCATCTTCAGCATTGGAGTGGTGTCTATAAATGGAACTGAGGAAATGGTAGCGTTCAAAGAGTGGCTGAATATCAGAGCGATTATTATCAGTGGCGAATGCAATGGCTAATCTGTGCAAAGCATCAAGCTCACTCCGAATCGCCTTatgaaagaacaaaaaaatcaaaattggcGAGTCGAGTTTGGAGCACTTCAAACCGCCATTGAGAGCCGATGAGGAATCAACCTTGTTCAAAGGATTCGATAGAACCGCCACTCCTCCTCCTCCATCCAACGGCGTCGCCATCTGCTTTTTTCTATCTATACAATTTTCtttatgattttgttttattttccgAGAAAATAGTATCTATGTGATTGTGAGCATGTTTACATCTTTTTCTTTTCGATGAAATGAGTGAGttttaattatgtgttcatttatttattttctgtcTCTGGTGGCAATGAGAGTTTGAGAAAGAGAAAAGTAGTTAGAGAGAGAAAGTTAAGTTTTCTCTCTCTCTATGAATCTTTTTGGTGATAAGCGGAGATGAAGGAAGGAAAAGATGTGTTTGGTTTTGGTTACGCCGATGATAAGAGGACCTACTAGTAGTAGCGCGAGTGCCAGGGATGgccaaatttatatatattggacCCATTGCCACGTGGCTCCTTATACCACGTTggattaaaatatcatttgttttattaatgaaCTCactctcaattttattttaaattcggTGGTCTACCATAATTCATTACTTGAAAATTAATAGAAGATttagtttgtaatttttttttctttttatgaatAAGACAGCGAATTgt
It includes:
- the LOC101514376 gene encoding zinc finger protein BRUTUS-like isoform X2; the encoded protein is MATPLDGGGGVAVLSNPLNKVDSSSALNGGLKCSKLDSPILIFLFFHKAIRSELDALHRLAIAFATDNNRSDIQPLFERYHFLSSIYRHHSNAEDEVIFPALDRRVKNVAQTYSLEHKSESNLFDHLFELLNSSIQNDESFPREFASCTGALQTSVSQHLAKEEEQVFPLLIEKFSLEEQASLVWQFLCSIPVNMMAEFLPWLSTSISPDESQDLRNFLIKIVPQEKLLQKVVFTWMEGSSVNTIQSRADHSQVQCSCSPLTHKVGRLNCVCESTTIGKRKHFGSMLDVSDATGTHPIDEILLWHNAIKKELGEIAVETRKIQHSGDFTNISAFNERLQFIADVCIFHSIAEDKVIFPAVDGELSFFQEHAEEESQFNDFRCLIESILSEGASSNSEAEFYSKLCSHADHIMETIQKHFHNEEVQVLPLARKHFSFRRQCELLYQSLCMMPLKLIERVLPWLVGSFTEEEAKMFLRNMQLAAPTTDSALVTLFSGWACKARSEGLCLSSDTSGCCPAQRLSDIEENIDRPSCACSSASSGRHCSVILETDGNKRPVKRNALKLHNGDGPATSETESIQKQCCSPRSCCVPGLGVNSNNLGLSSISTAKSLRSLSFSSSAPSLNSSLFIWEPASSSCDVGSAERPIDTIFKFHKAIRKDLEYLDVESGKLSDGDETTIRQFSGRFRLLWGLYRAHSNAEDDIVFPALESKEALHNVSHSYMLDHKQEEQLFEDISSVLSEFSVLHETLQMTHMVEDLSDSNFGTSEANISDDVKKYNEYATKLQGMCKSIRVTLDQHLFREERELWPLFGRHFSVEEQDKIVGRIIGTTGAEVLQSMLPWVTSALTQDEQNKMMDTWKQATKNTMFNEWLNECWKDSPASIAQTETSDHSTSHIGSEYQETLDLNDKMFKPGWKDIFRMNQNELESEIRKVYRDSTLDPRRKAYLVQNLLTSRWIAAQQKSPKSPAEGSSDGGEIEGHSPSFRDPVKLVFGCEHYKRNCKLRAACCGKLFTCRFCHDNVSDHSMDRKTTSEMMCMRCLNIQAIGPICMTPSCNALSMAKYYCSICKFFDDERNVYHCPFCNLCRVGRGLGIDYFHCMKCNCCLGIKSSSHKCLEKGLEMNCPICCDDLFTSSATVRALPCGHYMHSACFQVYFGMLDALLAAEELPEEYRSRHQDILCNDCDRKGASRFHWLYHKCRFCGSYNTRVIKRETHSSSS
- the LOC101514376 gene encoding zinc finger protein BRUTUS-like isoform X1; the protein is MATPLDGGGGVAVLSNPLNKVDSSSALNGGLKCSKLDSPILIFLFFHKAIRSELDALHRLAIAFATDNNRSDIQPLFERYHFLSSIYRHHSNAEDEVIFPALDRRVKNVAQTYSLEHKSESNLFDHLFELLNSSIQNDESFPREFASCTGALQTSVSQHLAKEEEQVFPLLIEKFSLEEQASLVWQFLCSIPVNMMAEFLPWLSTSISPDESQDLRNFLIKIVPQEKLLQKVVFTWMEGSSVNTIQSRADHSQVQCSCSPLTHKVGRLNCVCESTTIGKRKHFGSMLDVSDATGTHPIDEILLWHNAIKKELGEIAVETRKIQHSGDFTNISAFNERLQFIADVCIFHSIAEDKVIFPAVDGELSFFQEHAEEESQFNDFRCLIESILSEGASSNSEAEFYSKLCSHADHIMETIQKHFHNEEVQVLPLARKHFSFRRQCELLYQSLCMMPLKLIERVLPWLVGSFTEEEAKMFLRNMQLAAPTTDSALVTLFSGWACKARSEGLCLSSDTSGCCPAQRLSDIEENIDRPSCACSSASSGRHCSVILETDGNKRPVKRNALKLHNGDGPATSETESIQKQCCSPRSCCVPGLGVNSNNLGLSSISTAKSLRSLSFSSSAPSLNSSLFIWEPASSSCDVGSAERPIDTIFKFHKAIRKDLEYLDVESGKLSDGDETTIRQFSGRFRLLWGLYRAHSNAEDDIVFPALESKEALHNVSHSYMLDHKQEEQLFEDISSVLSEFSVLHETLQMTHMVEDLSDSNFGTSEANISDDVKKYNEYATKLQGMCKSIRVTLDQHLFREERELWPLFGRHFSVEEQDKIVGRIIGTTGAEVLQSMLPWVTSALTQDEQNKMMDTWKQATKNTMFNEWLNECWKDSPASIAQTETSDHSTSHIGSEYQETLDLNDKMFKPGWKDIFRMNQNELESEIRKVYRDSTLDPRRKAYLVQNLLTSRWIAAQQKSPKSPAEGSSDGGEIEGHSPSFRDPVKLVFGCEHYKRNCKLRAACCGKLFTCRFCHDNVSDHSMDRKTTSEMMCMRCLNIQAIGPICMTPSCNALSMAKYYCSICKFFDDERNVYHCPFCNLCRVGRGLGIDYFHCMKCNCCLGIKSSSHKCLEKGLEMNCPICCDDLFTSSATVRALPCGHYMHSACFQAYTSSHYTCPICSKSLGDMAVYFGMLDALLAAEELPEEYRSRHQDILCNDCDRKGASRFHWLYHKCRFCGSYNTRVIKRETHSSSS